The Metarhizium brunneum chromosome 3, complete sequence DNA window ccgtacgtaaCTTCTGGCTCcggcgccaacgccaacgccaacgccgacgccagcgccagcgtcAGCCGGGGCCACCTGGGGTGAACTGGTGTGTCCACCGTGAATCGGTTCATGTACAGCCAAGCCTGGTTGGTGGTGTGAGGCTGCCAACGCGCCGGATAAAGAACCATCTTCCCTTCGGACCGTCGACAAAGACTGGCTTTTTGCATCCAACACTGCTTTGTTCTGTCGAATCCGTCTGGCCGCGATCCTGCAGACGAAACCTCCTTTCAGCCCCTGGCCTTGCGAACCAATCTCgacgagagaagagaagTTGAGCCCTTGAAAGAGACGGCCGGGCGCCCCTTTCCCGCAGCAGGCAATCTCTAGACGTCAGACTCTGAAGCCGGTCGCGAGAGCGAGACTCGAGAGTCGTCAAACGGCCCAGTCATCTGCTCGCCAACATTTGACCCATCATCAACCCTGCCTGCACATCAATTGACGTGCACACCTGATTCTCTGATTCTCCGCACCTACCTGAACACCACCAACTCGGGGCAGTTTGGGGCTTTCCGCAACCCTGAACGCTGCTGCTCAGCTGCTGCTCAGCTGAGCTTGAGTGAAACTTCAACGCCTGGCGTCGCCAACATTTCGACCCCCCTCGTTTGCCGCCCTGTCTGTCGCCTTGTTCGTATTAGGCCGCGTCCGCTGACAACCAACTTTGAGGCAAGTCACAGACGGCCAACAAAGATTTTTCACAGCTTGCACTTCTAGATCGTACAAAGAGAGAGGCACCTTTGTTGCCTTGACCATCACATCATGTTCACACAACCCGtctcatctcctcctcccggGCCGCAGGGTGCCAACCCCGTCCCCGTCTCGCCGTCTCGCCCAAGCCGACTCCGAGGGTTGACCTACTTGCGCAACTACACCCACAACCATTTGTTGTCGCGAGACTCACACcactcatcctcatcatccaccaacaccaacgccaacgccagcTCATCCCATCGCAGCAGCCAGACGCAGAATGGCAACTTGACCCGATCCGTCAGCTACACCCCGTCGTCGACAATTTCCCCCGCTTCGCAAAACCCCAATCGTCTCACTCTTGTCAGCACATCCCCCGACGCCACGTCTTCATTGTCGCCGCGGGTAAATCCACGAGAGAATCACGGTGCCTCATCCAACACCCCCCCGCCAACGATTCCAGAGACGACCAGTTCTACGTCCACGCAGGCTTGGGCGGCGAGCCAAACCACTTCGCCAGACTCGACACCCAACGGCGGCCAGTCCAACATGGCTGCAACGAGACCTCGTGCTGTGAGCGATGCCCCCGCAGCCTCGTCTGCCACAAATGGTACTACTGCtcctgcctctgcctctgctgCGGCCAACGGCGCCCCAGAGACAGTGCCGTCAATACGCTTCTCCGCACACTACGACCTTCGATCGACTCGGCCCTCGCTCTCCTTCTCCCCCATTTCGAGAACCCTGCCAAATGGCACCGAGATCATTCGTGTGGGGCGATATTCAGAACGAGATGGCCAGGCCGCCAATATGAATAACAACCAGCCGTCCGCAGCACCAGTGGGTTTCAAGAGCAAAGTTGTGAGTCGCCGACATTGCGAGTTCTGGTGCGAAGATGGCAAGTGGTTCATCAAGGATGTCAAGAGCTCGTCTGGGACCTTTTTGAACCACATTAGGCTGAGCGCCCCGTCGCAGGAGAGCAAGGCATTTCCGGTCAACGACGGCGACATTGTCCAGCTGGGCATTGACTTtaagggcggcgaggagatgATTTTCCGCTGCGTCAAGATGAGATTGGAGCTGAACCGCGGCTGGCAGAGCAAGCTGAACAGCTTCAAGTGAGTTCAAAGCGCTCTGCTTTTGATGAAGGAAAAAGATGGAAGACTAACCTCGTACAGCGTCGCAGCTCACAAACGTCTCCGGACCATGGCGACGGGCGCCCCTGCGGGAGCAGCGTCTGGATCGAGCTCACAAAGCTCGCAAGATTGCTCCATTTGCCTGAATTCTATTGCGGTAGGCGCTCGAACTACTGGGCAACTTCGGTACTCGGATCCATATGTGCTAATATTATGTATATGCAGCCATGCCAATCTTTATTTGTCGCACCGTGCTCTCACACATGGCACTTTAAATGTGTGCGATCACTTTTGACGTCGTCGCAATATCCCATCTTTGTCTGCCCCAACTGTCGGGCAGGAGCCGATCTCGAGGCCGATGTGGATGAGCCATCTGAAGAATGGCAGCAACTAGACGACGATGGCTTGGATGCGGATAAAAAGGAATCCGAAAATCCACAACCAGAGGAACCCCCTGTTGCCGAGTCCACAGAAGCCGCGGCACCAGACCCGGATGCTATGGATGTAGATGTTACAATGAGTGTCAATGAGTCAGACAGCCCCCAGGAAAGGCCGACAGGCAACTCGTTGCACACAGCCTCAGAGCCGCTGCCTATCACAAATCCAGCCTCGGGCTCGGGGCGTGTAGGCCATTTACGTGAGCACCGAtccccatcaccatcatccaGCGGGGCAGAGGGCCCCATCACGCCGAGAAACAATGCTGGACCGTGGGTATTTGACGGCAGTGCAGGGCAGCGGGCTGCTACTGGCAGCCCCGAAATGCGAAGCCTAGATGCTGCAGCTGAAATGGatgtcggcggcggtgctAACCAGAGCGATGATTCCATTCGCTGAGGAGGGCCGGTGCCAATGAAGAATCGGCGTTTGATAGGGACGGTGATTGTGTGGTTTTGTATGGAAACGAGATGAGGGAACGGGGAGAAGTGCGATACATGGCAAGCCTGACGAAACCATTCTTTTATTCGGAGAGCATAGCGAGCGACACATGTCACCTTTTCCAACGGTTCCCGCAGTGTTCTTGTCATAGACGGCGTTCCTGCTTTTGTTCATTTTGAGGGTTCTAGGCTGCATTCCCGACAAGTGGTCTTGGAGCTGGAACATGTTCATCCTGCGAAACgacttttattttcttttgtaTAGCATTGGATTGGTAAATTGGGTATATCACTATACGCAGACCTGCATTCCTGGGCGCATTTGGACGCCGCATCTATTTGCCGCTtaagtattaataaagcAGTTTTGCTGCGTTTGCCTGGGAATTTGAATTTGAATTTGAAGCTACTTCGGAGATTGCTGTGCGAGCTGTGTTCTTTGCTACGAAGTATATTGCGAGCGAAATAAAAAGGGCTACATAGTCAATGACGATCCATCGTCCATCCGTCATGGCTGGCCCTGGACAGGCCCAAAGTGAGCAGTAAGTTACGTAGTAATAGTAGTAGCAAGGTGAGTCGAGTCGGGACCTCCGTCCGACGTCAGATCCGATTTATCGCCGAGTACTCCCGTCACTCGGCATCCTAAAGCCACACCACAGACCCAACTTTTTTTCTGGGTCCCATCCGCAGCCAACCGACGACTAACTACCTTGGAAACGTGACGGCAATGAAATTTTGCCGCTGTCACCTTCATCGCATCATCCCCTATCAAGCGAGCTGGCTTCGACGGGCAGATTCAACGACTGCTAGACTTTTGCGTTCTGGTTGATTTTACCCAAGCTACGAGGGGATTTGTAAACGGCAGGGGGGAAAGAgacgacggcatcgaggCACCACCCACCATGCTGCGGCAGCTTTCGGCGCGGCTCTCGCCGACGACTAGGTTTTTGGCGAGGGGAAATGCGTGGAGGAGGGGGATGGCGACGGTGAGAGTAGAGGGACTGCAAAAAGTTtgttcttgtcttgtctgttTTCTCTCGTGCCGGGTACCCGTGGCACTTGATGGCCGGAGAAACGAAACGTCCCCGAGACTACTGAGGGCAAATGCTCACGGCTGAATAGGAACCCACGGAACTAGACCAGATCACCACTCTCCCCAACGGCCTGCGTGTGGCATCCGAGGCACTGCCCGGCTCCTTCGCCGGCGTGGGCGTCTACGTCGAGGCCGGGTCTCGCTTCGAAACCCCTTCGCTCCGGGGCGTGTCGCACATCATGGACCGGCTGGCCTTCAAGAGCACCTCGTCGCAC harbors:
- the DMA1 gene encoding E3 ubiquitin-protein ligase DMA1; this translates as MFTQPVSSPPPGPQGANPVPVSPSRPSRLRGLTYLRNYTHNHLLSRDSHHSSSSSTNTNANASSSHRSSQTQNGNLTRSVSYTPSSTISPASQNPNRLTLVSTSPDATSSLSPRVNPRENHGASSNTPPPTIPETTSSTSTQAWAASQTTSPDSTPNGGQSNMAATRPRAVSDAPAASSATNGTTAPASASAAANGAPETVPSIRFSAHYDLRSTRPSLSFSPISRTLPNGTEIIRVGRYSERDGQAANMNNNQPSAAPVGFKSKVVSRRHCEFWCEDGKWFIKDVKSSSGTFLNHIRLSAPSQESKAFPVNDGDIVQLGIDFKGGEEMIFRCVKMRLELNRGWQSKLNSFNVAAHKRLRTMATGAPAGAASGSSSQSSQDCSICLNSIAPCQSLFVAPCSHTWHFKCVRSLLTSSQYPIFVCPNCRAGADLEADVDEPSEEWQQLDDDGLDADKKESENPQPEEPPVAESTEAAAPDPDAMDVDVTMSVNESDSPQERPTGNSLHTASEPLPITNPASGSGRVGHLREHRSPSPSSSGAEGPITPRNNAGPWVFDGSAGQRAATGSPEMRSLDAAAEMDVGGGANQSDDSIR